In a single window of the Bacillus clarus genome:
- the acuC gene encoding acetoin utilization protein AcuC yields MSSAFIYSDDFRGYSFSPEHPFNQLRVTLTYDLLQKSGFISPSQVISPRMATDEEIAFIHTEEYINAVKLAGEGKLEKSVAMTYGLGTEDTPMFPHMHEASALLVGGTLTAVDAVLSGKVKHALNLGGGLHHGFRGKASGFCIYNDSSIAMKYIQKKYGLRVLYIDTDAHHGDGVQWSFYDDPNVCTISLHETGRYLFPGTGAVNERGQGNGYSYSFNVPLDAFTEDESFLESYRTVVKEVAAYFKPDIILTQNGADAHYYDPLTHLCATMNIYREIPKLAREIANEYCDGRWIAVGGGGYDLWRVVPRAWALIWLEMNNIQNISGYLPPEWIDAWKGQAEAKLPLTWEDSDNMYKPIPRKLEIEEKNALTVAKSLEIIRNNMTKSLY; encoded by the coding sequence ATGAGTAGCGCCTTCATTTATTCGGATGACTTTCGGGGCTATTCATTTAGCCCTGAACATCCTTTTAACCAACTGCGCGTCACACTTACGTACGACTTATTACAAAAAAGTGGTTTTATCTCCCCTTCTCAAGTCATTTCACCAAGAATGGCTACAGATGAGGAAATTGCATTCATTCATACAGAGGAGTACATAAATGCGGTAAAACTTGCTGGAGAAGGAAAGTTAGAAAAATCAGTTGCGATGACGTATGGGCTCGGAACAGAAGATACACCGATGTTTCCACATATGCATGAAGCAAGTGCATTACTCGTTGGCGGTACGTTAACAGCTGTAGATGCTGTTCTTTCCGGGAAAGTGAAACATGCACTTAATTTAGGTGGCGGCTTACATCACGGCTTTCGCGGTAAAGCATCTGGATTTTGCATTTATAACGATAGCTCTATCGCAATGAAATATATACAGAAAAAATACGGTTTACGCGTTTTATATATTGATACAGATGCTCATCACGGTGACGGTGTACAGTGGTCATTTTACGACGATCCTAACGTATGCACCATTTCATTACATGAAACTGGGCGTTATTTATTTCCTGGAACTGGTGCTGTAAATGAACGCGGACAAGGGAATGGATATAGTTATTCTTTTAACGTTCCGCTTGATGCCTTTACAGAAGACGAATCATTTTTAGAATCGTATCGAACGGTTGTAAAAGAAGTTGCAGCATACTTTAAACCGGATATTATTTTAACGCAAAATGGTGCTGATGCACATTATTACGATCCACTTACACACCTTTGCGCAACGATGAACATTTATCGCGAAATACCAAAGCTCGCTCGTGAAATCGCTAATGAATATTGCGATGGTCGCTGGATTGCTGTCGGCGGCGGTGGCTACGACCTATGGCGCGTCGTTCCAAGAGCTTGGGCACTCATTTGGCTCGAAATGAACAACATCCAAAACATCTCAGGTTATCTCCCTCCAGAATGGATTGACGCTTGGAAAGGACAAGCAGAAGCCAAACTTCCCCTCACATGGGAAGATTCAGACAACATGTATAAACCTATCCCTCGCAAACTAGAAATTGAAGAAAAAAATGCATTAACTGTGGCGAAATCTCTTGAAATTATTCGGAATAATATGACAAAGTCTTTGTATTAA